A window of Prolixibacter sp. SD074 contains these coding sequences:
- a CDS encoding NAD(P)/FAD-dependent oxidoreductase, which translates to MKKRIIIIGGGFGGITAMHALKKQLGHEVEVILIDYRANTLNKPRLPDVAIKGESIEHARFLMKKAVKQDGYNLIQETVKKIDAKNQKVFLSEGGIEEYDYLILATGVEKHYSGIEGFTEFGYSVCDDVQAPRLYRRLQKFKGGPVFIGSMPYKSGTRIDAPKLLAPCEGPVGEVMFMLQEFLTKKGLVESSPITAFSPAKIFFEDVGDAVRNDVGAIMKKEGIGLMTGKIVSKIDEKRIYFEDGTSELCALPIILPQYKPYAFLEESGLTDDAGFIPTDKQMRHLDFNNIFAAGDATALSVPKLGHIAVIQAEIAAKTIAADLGKKVEIPAFDPAILCVMERSNLQATMIYSNVLYGGKRDETLNGMIAFMMKWGFDFYYNFTRGHMPPEFAEKRLVQYLSKK; encoded by the coding sequence ATGAAAAAAAGAATTATCATTATCGGTGGTGGTTTTGGAGGAATTACCGCTATGCATGCGCTAAAAAAGCAGTTGGGTCACGAAGTTGAGGTAATTCTAATTGACTATCGGGCAAACACCTTAAACAAGCCACGACTTCCTGATGTGGCTATAAAAGGCGAATCGATAGAACATGCCCGGTTTTTAATGAAAAAAGCTGTTAAACAAGATGGTTATAATCTCATTCAGGAAACAGTAAAAAAAATTGATGCTAAAAATCAAAAAGTATTTTTGAGCGAAGGCGGAATTGAAGAATATGATTATTTGATTTTGGCGACTGGGGTTGAAAAGCATTATTCCGGCATTGAAGGATTTACTGAATTTGGTTACTCCGTATGCGATGATGTTCAAGCACCACGCTTGTACAGGCGGTTGCAAAAGTTTAAAGGCGGACCTGTTTTTATCGGCTCCATGCCCTACAAATCAGGGACCCGTATTGATGCTCCCAAATTATTAGCTCCTTGCGAAGGCCCGGTAGGCGAAGTAATGTTTATGCTACAGGAATTTTTGACGAAAAAAGGCTTAGTCGAATCTAGTCCGATAACCGCATTTAGCCCGGCAAAAATATTTTTTGAAGATGTAGGAGATGCCGTGCGAAATGATGTAGGGGCTATTATGAAAAAAGAAGGGATTGGTTTGATGACCGGGAAAATTGTTTCAAAAATTGATGAAAAACGTATCTATTTTGAAGACGGCACCAGCGAATTGTGCGCATTGCCAATCATCCTCCCTCAATACAAACCCTATGCATTTCTTGAAGAATCAGGTTTAACCGATGATGCTGGCTTTATCCCTACAGACAAACAAATGCGGCACCTGGATTTCAATAATATTTTTGCCGCAGGCGATGCCACTGCTTTGTCCGTCCCAAAGCTTGGCCATATAGCCGTTATCCAGGCAGAAATTGCTGCAAAAACCATAGCTGCTGATTTGGGAAAGAAAGTAGAAATACCTGCTTTTGATCCTGCTATATTATGTGTTATGGAACGCTCCAATTTGCAGGCTACGATGATTTATTCAAATGTATTGTACGGAGGGAAACGTGACGAAACCCTCAATGGCATGATAGCTTTTATGATGAAATGGGGTTTCGATTTTTACTACAATTTTACAAGGGGACATATGCCTCCTGAATTTGCTGAAAAACGGCTGGTACAATATTTATCAAAAAAATAA
- a CDS encoding peroxiredoxin: MGCANGVKPRKKVVEINELLNQAQQEGKIMGSTMVRQEMPKFTMDAYDAKTGHFKEVSSDDYKGKWAVICFYPADFTFVCPTEIAAMNAKYDEFQKLNTEILAVSVDSKFSHKRFAETEPLLKGLKLTMGADSNQEVSRAFGVLVEEEGVALRGRFLFNPDGICVAQEVQADSVGRNVNEFLRQVQAWQHASKTGEVCPAGWRPGKKTLPVQTDAEKMAGHVGDYITIEEILS, from the coding sequence ATGGGATGTGCTAATGGCGTTAAACCAAGAAAAAAGGTTGTAGAAATCAATGAATTATTAAATCAAGCACAACAGGAGGGAAAAATTATGGGTTCAACAATGGTAAGGCAAGAAATGCCAAAATTTACAATGGATGCGTATGACGCAAAAACAGGTCATTTTAAAGAAGTTTCAAGTGACGATTATAAAGGGAAATGGGCGGTAATCTGTTTCTACCCTGCTGACTTTACATTTGTTTGCCCGACCGAAATTGCAGCAATGAATGCAAAATATGATGAGTTTCAGAAATTAAATACTGAAATACTTGCAGTTTCGGTTGATTCAAAATTTTCACACAAAAGATTTGCAGAAACCGAACCACTACTAAAAGGATTGAAATTAACAATGGGTGCTGATTCAAACCAAGAAGTAAGCCGCGCATTTGGAGTATTGGTTGAAGAAGAAGGCGTGGCATTAAGAGGTAGATTTCTTTTTAATCCTGACGGAATTTGTGTAGCTCAGGAAGTTCAGGCTGATTCAGTTGGAAGAAATGTAAATGAGTTTTTAAGACAAGTGCAAGCTTGGCAACATGCCTCTAAAACCGGAGAGGTTTGTCCCGCAGGCTGGAGACCTGGTAAAAAAACGCTTCCGGTTCAAACCGATGCAGAAAAAATGGCTGGTCATGTTGGCGATTATATTACAATTGAAGAAATTCTGAGTTAA
- a CDS encoding ferritin-like domain-containing protein codes for MGKQGIKISSVDVDELIKMLNAALSEEWLAYYQYWMGARLMEGPMRSEVEPELLLHADQELGHAVLVVNRIIQLGGTPVINPNEWTKLARCSYDEPSDPYIEVILEQNLKGERCAIQRYQEIADFTEGKDHSTYQMAVQVLNEELEHENDIEDWINDIARMKEEWKKIRM; via the coding sequence ATGGGAAAACAAGGAATTAAAATCTCGTCTGTTGATGTGGATGAACTTATTAAGATGCTGAACGCAGCACTTTCGGAAGAATGGCTTGCATATTACCAATATTGGATGGGTGCAAGGTTAATGGAAGGTCCAATGCGAAGCGAAGTAGAGCCGGAACTATTACTTCATGCAGATCAGGAATTAGGTCATGCTGTGTTAGTTGTTAACAGGATTATTCAATTAGGTGGTACACCTGTAATAAATCCTAACGAATGGACAAAACTAGCCCGTTGCTCTTATGATGAGCCGTCTGACCCGTACATCGAAGTGATTTTGGAACAAAACTTAAAAGGTGAAAGATGTGCAATTCAAAGGTATCAGGAAATTGCAGATTTCACAGAAGGTAAAGACCATTCAACGTATCAAATGGCTGTTCAGGTTCTTAACGAGGAGCTTGAACACGAAAATGACATCGAAGACTGGATTAACGACATTGCCCGAATGAAAGAAGAATGGAAAAAAATCAGAATGTAA
- a CDS encoding HlyD family secretion protein has product MKEHLKQKQQAKGLRIFYNTVSLVIILVALGWGVTRYFHLYDKEYTNDAQVEEYISPINTRISGYIKAINFEEHQQVKKGDTLVVIDDREYKIRLEQAQAQLEDAKAGKEIVLSDRKIAENSTDISVANMNALKAQLDNQENNLQRYKNLLKKDVIPQYQYDEEQTKYEELQAKYNSLLHQQKATTLNTKSVSAKLHSSEARILNAQAQVDMARLNLSYCYITAPFDGIVGRRKITIGQLLQPGQLLVSIVQANSKWVTANYTESQIGHIYVGQLMRISVDAIKDVTFEGKVVAISGATGSKYSVVPVDNSTGNFIKVQQRIPVKIVFTDNNKQEYLNKIKAGMNVQLTAQH; this is encoded by the coding sequence ATGAAAGAACACTTAAAACAGAAACAACAAGCCAAGGGCTTACGAATATTTTATAATACAGTTTCATTAGTTATTATACTGGTCGCTTTGGGATGGGGGGTAACTCGCTATTTTCATTTGTATGATAAAGAATACACCAATGACGCACAGGTTGAAGAATACATCAGTCCAATCAATACACGCATTTCGGGATATATAAAAGCTATTAACTTCGAAGAACATCAGCAAGTAAAAAAAGGGGATACGTTGGTAGTAATAGATGACCGCGAATACAAAATACGGCTGGAACAGGCACAGGCCCAATTGGAAGATGCTAAGGCAGGAAAAGAAATTGTGTTGTCTGACCGCAAGATTGCAGAGAATAGTACGGATATTTCCGTAGCCAACATGAATGCCTTGAAAGCCCAGTTGGATAATCAGGAAAACAATCTTCAGCGGTATAAAAACCTACTCAAAAAAGATGTTATCCCTCAATATCAATACGATGAGGAGCAAACAAAATATGAAGAATTGCAGGCCAAATACAACTCATTGCTGCACCAGCAAAAAGCAACAACCCTCAATACCAAATCGGTATCGGCAAAACTCCACTCGTCAGAGGCGCGCATACTTAATGCACAAGCACAGGTTGATATGGCAAGGCTCAACTTGTCGTATTGTTATATAACTGCCCCTTTCGATGGGATAGTGGGCCGGCGTAAAATTACCATCGGTCAATTACTTCAACCAGGGCAATTGCTCGTGAGTATCGTTCAGGCCAATAGCAAATGGGTAACAGCCAACTATACCGAATCTCAAATTGGGCATATCTATGTGGGTCAACTGATGCGTATATCGGTCGATGCCATCAAGGATGTTACTTTCGAAGGCAAGGTAGTTGCTATTTCGGGGGCAACTGGAAGTAAATATTCAGTTGTTCCGGTTGATAATTCAACAGGCAACTTTATTAAAGTACAACAACGTATTCCGGTCAAGATTGTTTTCACTGACAATAATAAACAGGAATACCTCAATAAAATAAAGGCAGGTATGAATGTCCAGCTTACAGCTCAACATTAG